A genome region from candidate division KSB1 bacterium includes the following:
- a CDS encoding GxxExxY protein, producing MEVQYKGETIGEYCADMVVNDQIIIELKCAEHIAQFHKAQLLNYLKATGYELGVLINFPNRATGFDIERVPNFIENAAEASEQIE from the coding sequence ATTGAGGTCCAATACAAAGGTGAAACAATTGGTGAGTATTGTGCAGATATGGTTGTTAATGACCAGATCATCATAGAACTGAAATGTGCAGAACATATTGCACAGTTTCATAAAGCTCAGCTTTTGAACTATCTTAAAGCAACAGGATATGAATTGGGCGTTTTGATCAATTTTCCAAATCGTGCAACCGGATTTGATATTGAAAGAGTACCCAACTTTATTGAGAATGCTGCAGAAGCATCAGAGCAAATAGAATGA
- a CDS encoding response regulator, producing MSRKKKKILIVDDEPQVIQMLSDLLVSWGYEVRGAQSAHEALDTFSGNDFNLVIADIRMPEMDGFEFMQKLRELDPQCPFIFLTGDASEETAAKTLEAGADDYLVKPVNSSEFRIRIERCLKHHTHIKRLPVLRGVNRALIISIPLWLILGYLIAKFVIK from the coding sequence ATGAGCCGGAAAAAGAAAAAAATACTGATCGTCGATGATGAGCCTCAGGTCATTCAGATGCTGTCTGATTTGCTGGTATCCTGGGGATATGAGGTTAGGGGAGCGCAAAGCGCCCATGAAGCGCTTGATACGTTTTCCGGGAATGATTTTAATCTCGTCATTGCGGATATCCGTATGCCGGAAATGGACGGTTTCGAATTTATGCAAAAGCTGCGGGAACTGGACCCGCAATGTCCTTTTATTTTCCTGACCGGAGATGCATCCGAAGAAACGGCTGCTAAAACCCTTGAAGCCGGCGCAGATGATTATCTGGTCAAGCCGGTTAATTCAAGCGAATTCAGAATCCGTATCGAACGCTGCCTGAAACATCACACCCATATCAAGCGCCTGCCGGTGCTGAGAGGTGTGAACCGGGCGCTGATTATTTCTATCCCTTTGTGGCTGATTTTGGGGTATCTCATTGCAAAATTTGTAATAAAATGA
- a CDS encoding anaerobic sulfatase maturase yields the protein MPQQKPLSSILIKPAGPDCNLGCDYCFYLKKAELFKEQPVHRMSDRIQRHMIKQVMWQGGQQVSFGWQGGEPTLMGREFYERAVEYQVRFGRDGQVVGNGLQTNGVLIDKSWAQFLRDAHFLVGLSLDGPQHIHDKYRKFPGGKGSWERVSRARDVMLHEGVEVNALVVVNNYSVDYVEEIYHYHKAHNINFMQFIPIVEPHPTDPARSAPYSVDAERLGDFFIKLYDLWKSDFRAGQPTTSVRFFDSVFHTYVGMQPPECTLLKECGIYVVVEHNGDVYSCDFFVDPQWRLGNVLEDKLIDLLNSPRQNEFGAIKAQLPPECVDCPWLMHCRGGCPKDRQGDPRDRGSNHFCEAYKRFFEHADQDLRRLAAQWRQQQYEQRLNEHPAPQPEPVSPPAAAQYTAGRNEPCPCGSGKKFKNCCGKV from the coding sequence ATGCCGCAGCAAAAACCACTCTCATCAATCCTCATCAAACCCGCGGGCCCGGACTGTAATCTGGGTTGCGACTATTGTTTTTATCTGAAAAAAGCTGAATTGTTCAAAGAACAGCCGGTACATCGCATGAGTGACCGCATCCAGCGTCACATGATCAAACAGGTGATGTGGCAGGGCGGACAGCAGGTGTCGTTCGGCTGGCAGGGCGGCGAGCCCACGCTGATGGGGCGCGAGTTTTACGAACGCGCGGTTGAATATCAGGTGCGGTTTGGACGTGACGGTCAAGTGGTGGGCAACGGCCTGCAAACCAACGGTGTGCTCATTGACAAAAGCTGGGCGCAGTTTCTGCGCGATGCGCATTTTCTGGTCGGACTGTCCCTGGACGGTCCACAGCACATTCATGACAAATACCGGAAATTCCCCGGCGGCAAAGGCAGCTGGGAGCGTGTGAGTCGCGCCCGGGATGTGATGCTGCATGAAGGCGTGGAGGTCAATGCTCTGGTGGTGGTCAATAATTATTCCGTCGATTATGTGGAAGAGATTTACCATTATCACAAAGCGCACAATATCAATTTCATGCAGTTCATTCCCATTGTCGAACCGCATCCCACGGATCCGGCGCGTTCGGCGCCGTATTCAGTGGATGCCGAGCGCCTGGGCGACTTTTTCATCAAATTGTATGACCTGTGGAAATCCGATTTCCGCGCCGGTCAGCCCACCACTTCGGTGCGGTTTTTTGATTCCGTGTTTCATACTTATGTGGGCATGCAGCCGCCGGAATGCACGCTGCTCAAGGAATGCGGCATTTATGTGGTGGTGGAGCACAATGGCGATGTGTATTCCTGTGATTTCTTTGTTGATCCGCAGTGGCGGCTCGGCAATGTGCTGGAAGATAAATTGATCGATCTGCTCAATTCTCCGCGTCAAAATGAGTTCGGCGCCATTAAAGCGCAGCTGCCGCCGGAATGTGTGGATTGTCCCTGGCTGATGCATTGTCGCGGCGGCTGTCCCAAGGACCGTCAGGGTGATCCGCGCGACCGCGGCTCGAATCATTTCTGCGAAGCTTATAAACGCTTTTTCGAACACGCGGATCAGGATTTACGCCGGCTGGCTGCGCAGTGGCGGCAGCAGCAGTATGAACAGCGCCTGAATGAACACCCGGCGCCGCAACCGGAACCCGTCTCACCTCCGGCAGCTGCCCAGTACACCGCCGGCCGCAATGAACCCTGTCCCTGCGGCAGCGGTAAAAAATTCAAGAATTGCTGCGGAAAGGTCTGA
- a CDS encoding undecaprenyl-phosphate glucose phosphotransferase: MLKTKAKWFNMIWGVLDLIIISTSFYMVFWFRFNWLPVFYGSRPDLSTYIIELFLFIVIWLLSAWSSGLYTSKRVSSSAADWRPVFVSTGLAVLAFAAVSFLIKPLDISRLMLAIFAVWIILVLGIWHQLVRMTLAHFRALGYNQRRALIVGGGELARRVETVFEQRPWYGFKVDGYCSNNGVPADAQAPLLGSISQLSEILSKHTIDRVMLTLPLNQKQQIRNVANICEFAGVELNIVPDLFELVQPRTKVFELDGMPVVGIRNTPVDTFQYQWVKRLFDIVFSFFALLILSPLFALVATAIKLTSRGPVFFVQKRISYNGEQFDFYKFRTMQQQPESVSDTTWTQEKDVRVTPVGAFLRKTCLDELPQFWNVLKGDMSIVGPRPERPHFIEQFKQDIPGYMMRHVVRAGITGWAQIHGLRGDTSIERRIEYDLFYIENWSFLLDLAIILKTPFKGFWNKHAY; encoded by the coding sequence ATGCTGAAAACCAAAGCCAAATGGTTCAATATGATCTGGGGAGTCCTGGACCTGATTATTATAAGCACAAGTTTTTATATGGTGTTCTGGTTCAGATTCAATTGGTTACCTGTCTTTTACGGTTCACGTCCTGATCTATCGACCTATATTATAGAACTTTTTCTTTTCATTGTCATTTGGCTGCTTAGCGCCTGGTCTTCCGGTCTTTACACCTCCAAGCGCGTCAGTTCAAGCGCGGCGGATTGGCGGCCTGTTTTCGTGTCCACAGGTCTTGCTGTCCTCGCGTTTGCAGCCGTGAGTTTTTTGATCAAACCCCTTGACATTTCCCGTTTGATGCTTGCTATTTTTGCCGTTTGGATCATCCTGGTGCTGGGTATCTGGCACCAATTGGTCCGCATGACCCTGGCTCATTTTCGCGCGCTTGGGTACAACCAGCGAAGGGCGTTGATTGTCGGCGGTGGTGAACTGGCCCGGCGGGTGGAAACTGTTTTTGAGCAGCGTCCCTGGTACGGATTCAAAGTGGACGGATATTGCAGCAACAACGGTGTGCCGGCGGATGCACAGGCCCCCTTGTTGGGATCGATTTCTCAATTATCTGAAATATTAAGTAAACATACCATCGATCGGGTTATGCTCACATTGCCGCTCAATCAAAAACAGCAAATTCGCAATGTTGCCAATATCTGCGAGTTTGCCGGCGTTGAACTGAATATTGTACCCGATTTATTTGAACTTGTACAACCGCGTACCAAAGTGTTTGAATTGGATGGTATGCCTGTAGTCGGGATTCGTAACACACCTGTCGATACCTTTCAGTATCAATGGGTTAAACGCCTTTTTGATATTGTTTTTTCATTTTTTGCACTTTTAATTTTGTCGCCTCTGTTTGCACTTGTTGCTACTGCAATTAAATTAACATCCCGGGGCCCTGTTTTTTTTGTTCAAAAACGCATCAGCTACAATGGTGAACAATTTGATTTTTACAAATTCCGCACCATGCAGCAGCAACCTGAATCTGTCAGTGACACCACCTGGACACAGGAAAAGGATGTGCGTGTAACGCCTGTGGGGGCCTTTTTAAGAAAAACTTGTCTGGATGAACTCCCGCAATTCTGGAATGTACTCAAAGGAGATATGAGTATTGTCGGTCCGCGTCCGGAACGTCCGCATTTTATCGAGCAGTTCAAACAAGACATTCCCGGCTATATGATGCGGCATGTGGTTCGCGCCGGGATTACCGGCTGGGCCCAGATTCACGGATTGCGCGGCGATACTTCGATTGAACGACGCATTGAATACGATCTCTTTTATATTGAAAATTGGTCTTTTCTTCTGGATCTTGCCATTATTTTAAAAACGCCGTTCAAAGGCTTTTGGAACAAGCATGCCTATTAA
- a CDS encoding DUF433 domain-containing protein, translated as MNERISINPQICHSKPVISGTRVWASTIPGAPGRW; from the coding sequence ATGAATGAGCGTATTTCAATCAATCCTCAAATATGTCACAGCAAGCCCGTCATCAGTGGAACACGGGTTTGGGCAAGCACCATCCCGGGAGCACCTGGCCGGTGGTAA
- a CDS encoding AMP-binding protein, with protein MGENSPNWVIAYCAVEYIGAVAVPILTGFPESDIRHIIRHSESVAAFVAEKHMDSVEEIDKSSLHTIYTLEDFTEKKLKQNTAKELEKHIQSFLKQKGRKPKDEDLLEHYKPEEDELAAIIYTSGTTGHSKGVMLTHKNIASDVVNSIKQFPIDHQDRFLSILPLSHTFECTGGMMCPLSAGSSIAYMSGLPTPQKLLSAMATVQPTAVLTVPLVMDKIYRKRILPQIQEKAVIGTLYKLPFFRKKLNKVAGKKLHETFGGKLRFFMFGGAALNVDVETFLRDAGISYSTGYGMTETSPILTINPFGKVKVGSCGQTIPGIEIKIHEPNPETGVGEIIINGPIVMQGYYKNEKETERTFLDKEWLRTGDLGYFDPEGYLFIKGRSKNVIVGPSGENIYPEIIEQELMQSPFIQEVVVYQSKGRLLALAYPDYDMIDQEIDGKKESEETESRIEDILDEERKKTNERLPHFAAVSKIFEQREPFEKTPTNKVKRYLYIPKNDVE; from the coding sequence TTGGGAGAAAACAGTCCAAACTGGGTGATTGCCTACTGTGCTGTCGAATACATCGGCGCTGTGGCGGTCCCCATACTGACCGGATTCCCGGAATCGGATATCCGCCACATTATACGTCATTCCGAATCTGTCGCTGCCTTTGTCGCTGAAAAACACATGGACAGTGTTGAAGAAATCGATAAATCCAGTCTGCACACAATTTACACGTTGGAAGATTTTACAGAAAAGAAATTAAAGCAAAACACCGCCAAAGAACTTGAAAAGCATATCCAGTCATTTTTAAAGCAAAAAGGCAGAAAACCCAAAGACGAAGATCTGTTGGAACACTATAAACCGGAAGAGGACGAATTAGCGGCCATTATTTATACCTCGGGAACCACAGGACACTCCAAAGGTGTCATGCTGACTCATAAAAACATTGCATCTGATGTTGTAAATTCCATCAAGCAATTCCCTATTGATCATCAGGACCGCTTTTTATCCATTTTACCGTTATCCCATACCTTTGAATGCACAGGCGGTATGATGTGTCCTCTGTCCGCGGGTTCCAGCATCGCTTACATGAGCGGACTCCCCACTCCGCAAAAGCTTTTATCCGCGATGGCTACCGTACAACCCACCGCTGTTCTGACTGTGCCGCTGGTGATGGACAAAATTTACCGCAAACGCATTTTACCGCAAATCCAGGAAAAAGCGGTAATCGGAACATTATACAAACTGCCGTTTTTCCGTAAAAAGCTCAACAAAGTTGCCGGCAAAAAACTGCACGAAACGTTTGGCGGCAAACTGCGCTTTTTCATGTTTGGCGGCGCAGCGCTCAACGTTGATGTGGAAACGTTTCTCCGCGATGCCGGCATCAGCTATTCCACCGGTTACGGCATGACCGAGACCTCTCCCATTTTGACCATCAACCCGTTTGGCAAGGTCAAAGTGGGATCATGCGGTCAGACAATCCCCGGCATCGAGATCAAGATTCACGAGCCCAATCCGGAAACCGGCGTCGGAGAAATTATCATCAATGGTCCGATTGTCATGCAGGGGTATTACAAAAATGAAAAGGAAACGGAACGTACGTTTCTCGACAAGGAGTGGCTGCGCACCGGCGATCTGGGATATTTCGATCCGGAAGGATATCTGTTTATCAAGGGAAGATCAAAGAATGTGATTGTGGGGCCGTCCGGCGAGAATATATATCCTGAAATCATCGAACAGGAGCTCATGCAAAGTCCGTTTATTCAGGAAGTCGTCGTCTACCAGTCCAAGGGACGTCTGCTGGCTCTGGCCTATCCGGATTACGATATGATCGATCAAGAGATTGACGGTAAAAAGGAATCAGAAGAAACAGAGTCGCGTATCGAAGATATTCTGGACGAGGAACGCAAAAAAACAAACGAACGTCTTCCACATTTTGCCGCGGTGAGTAAAATCTTTGAACAGCGGGAACCGTTTGAAAAAACCCCGACGAATAAAGTCAAACGGTATCTGTATATTCCCAAGAACGATGTGGAGTAA
- a CDS encoding glycosyltransferase family 4 protein, which yields MKIIIHDYCGHPFPFDLSRELAKRGHRVWHVYTSASGGPKAGLVSDNENLTVVNIEHDPVQKMNFVKRWFQEHEYGVKISAEITKLKPDVVLSSNTPLEAQRLLLKTCNKLKIPMIHWLQDIISVAARRLLKKRMGFLGRAIGWHFDKLERNILQTCSHIISIAPEFRRQLDAWNISEDKVTVIPNWAPIRDIPVMPKKNDWSKDLKIDNKFVVLYSGTLGMKHNPDVIVDAAVSLKSSKDICFVVVSEGQGMDYLKQEKGNKELSNLLLLPLQPFDKFPQVLAAADLLLVLLEEDAGIFSVPSKVWSGYCAQRPSLLVVPPENLSAKITRRIKAGKVIALEEKQQLPDIILDLKNVPDARSVWGENARRYAEKHFQIATIADKFENILKSEANI from the coding sequence ATGAAAATAATTATCCACGACTACTGCGGGCATCCGTTTCCATTTGATCTGAGTCGTGAACTGGCAAAACGGGGACATCGAGTATGGCATGTTTACACGTCAGCGAGTGGGGGGCCGAAAGCAGGGCTGGTCTCGGATAATGAAAATCTGACAGTTGTTAATATTGAACATGATCCCGTACAAAAAATGAATTTTGTAAAAAGGTGGTTTCAGGAACACGAATACGGTGTAAAAATATCCGCAGAAATCACTAAATTGAAACCAGATGTCGTCTTGTCTTCGAATACACCTCTGGAAGCACAACGACTTTTATTAAAAACCTGTAACAAATTGAAAATCCCCATGATCCATTGGTTGCAGGATATAATCAGTGTTGCAGCTCGGCGTCTTTTAAAAAAGCGCATGGGGTTCCTGGGACGAGCTATTGGGTGGCACTTTGACAAATTGGAGAGAAACATTTTACAAACGTGTTCGCATATAATATCCATTGCACCTGAATTCAGACGCCAGCTCGATGCATGGAATATATCAGAAGACAAAGTTACCGTTATCCCCAATTGGGCACCGATTCGTGATATACCCGTTATGCCCAAAAAGAATGATTGGTCTAAAGATTTAAAAATTGACAATAAATTTGTTGTTTTATATTCCGGTACCCTTGGTATGAAACACAATCCCGACGTCATCGTAGATGCGGCTGTTTCGCTGAAATCCAGCAAGGATATTTGTTTCGTGGTTGTATCGGAAGGGCAAGGGATGGATTATTTAAAGCAGGAAAAGGGGAATAAAGAATTGTCCAATTTGCTATTGTTACCCTTGCAGCCGTTTGATAAATTTCCTCAGGTGCTTGCTGCTGCGGATTTGCTTCTGGTACTTTTAGAAGAGGATGCCGGTATCTTTAGTGTTCCGTCGAAAGTGTGGTCAGGGTATTGTGCGCAGCGACCTTCATTGCTTGTCGTTCCGCCGGAAAATTTGTCGGCAAAAATAACTCGACGAATTAAAGCCGGCAAGGTTATCGCACTCGAAGAAAAGCAGCAATTGCCCGATATTATCCTGGATCTTAAGAATGTTCCTGACGCTCGTTCTGTTTGGGGGGAGAATGCACGGAGATATGCAGAGAAACACTTTCAAATTGCTACCATTGCAGATAAATTTGAAAACATATTGAAATCGGAGGCAAACATATGA
- a CDS encoding nucleotidyl transferase AbiEii/AbiGii toxin family protein, giving the protein MKSYEKYYRESLYPFQDGALKRVNAAETPFYLTGGTALSRHYFDHRFSDDLVFFVN; this is encoded by the coding sequence ATGAAATCATACGAAAAATATTACAGGGAGAGCCTGTATCCTTTTCAGGATGGAGCGCTGAAACGCGTCAACGCTGCAGAAACGCCGTTCTATCTAACCGGTGGTACTGCACTGAGCCGTCATTATTTTGATCATCGTTTTTCGGATGATCTCGTTTTTTTCGTGAACTAA
- a CDS encoding GxxExxY protein translates to MRLIQKEAFYKIKKACIEIRKILGNGFLEKIYERALSIELINRGFKSRNTKTD, encoded by the coding sequence ATGCGATTAATTCAAAAAGAAGCATTCTACAAAATTAAAAAGGCCTGTATCGAAATCCGTAAAATATTAGGCAATGGTTTTCTGGAAAAAATTTATGAACGGGCTTTGAGCATTGAATTGATCAACAGGGGATTCAAAAGTAGAAACACAAAAACCGATTGA
- a CDS encoding glucose-6-phosphate isomerase, translated as MNTRFKLNIQLLDDYIKQSDLSKLEDKVRAIHQSLWNKTCKGHDFLGWLSLPFDAAEQLNRVKDLAAEIRDHSDGMVSIGIGGSYLGARAAIEFLAEPFAAKNVLFLGHHISGDYTDSLFSYIQDKDVYVNVISKSGGTTEPAVAFRLLRRVLSESCSEEELKRRIIATTDANKGILHDIAKAKGYRRFVIPDDVGGRFSVLTPVGLLPIAAAGFDIEQLLKGAQDMATLCKENDNVLENPALTYAAARYLLYEKGKKVEALSAFEPYFQYIGEWWKQLFGESEGKENKGIYPTSANLTTDLHSLGQYFQQGERVLFETFLTLDKTTSDTKIPEIEGDPDQLNFVAGQDLHAVNQKAYLGTKYAHYEGDLPNMTLSVPERNEYVLGQLFYFFEFAVAVSGLLLDVNPFNQPGVEAYKKNMFALLGKPGFEDRKQELDDKIKGES; from the coding sequence ATGAACACTCGCTTTAAATTAAATATTCAGCTTTTGGACGATTATATCAAACAGTCGGATTTGTCCAAACTTGAGGATAAAGTTCGGGCTATACATCAAAGCCTGTGGAACAAAACCTGCAAGGGCCATGATTTTCTCGGCTGGCTTTCACTTCCTTTTGATGCAGCTGAACAACTGAACCGGGTAAAGGACCTGGCAGCGGAAATCCGTGATCATTCGGATGGGATGGTCAGCATCGGCATCGGCGGCAGTTATCTGGGCGCCCGTGCGGCCATTGAGTTTCTGGCCGAACCGTTTGCTGCAAAAAATGTGTTGTTTCTGGGGCATCATATCAGCGGTGACTATACCGATTCCCTGTTTTCCTATATTCAGGACAAGGACGTGTATGTGAATGTCATTTCAAAATCCGGCGGCACCACGGAACCGGCTGTGGCCTTTCGTCTGCTGCGCCGGGTGTTGTCCGAATCCTGTTCGGAGGAAGAACTGAAACGGCGTATTATTGCGACCACGGATGCGAACAAGGGCATTCTGCATGATATTGCCAAAGCCAAAGGATACCGCAGGTTTGTGATACCCGATGATGTGGGCGGTCGATTTTCTGTTTTGACGCCGGTGGGACTGTTGCCCATTGCTGCAGCGGGATTTGATATTGAGCAGCTGCTCAAAGGCGCGCAGGATATGGCAACGCTCTGTAAAGAAAATGATAATGTCCTGGAAAATCCGGCTTTGACGTATGCTGCCGCCCGGTATCTACTGTATGAAAAAGGTAAAAAGGTTGAAGCCCTGTCTGCGTTTGAACCTTATTTTCAGTATATCGGCGAATGGTGGAAGCAATTGTTCGGCGAAAGTGAGGGCAAGGAAAATAAAGGAATCTATCCCACGTCCGCAAATCTGACCACGGATCTGCATTCACTGGGACAGTATTTTCAGCAAGGTGAACGGGTTTTGTTTGAAACGTTTTTAACATTGGACAAGACAACATCTGATACTAAAATTCCAGAGATAGAGGGCGATCCGGATCAACTGAATTTTGTGGCCGGACAGGATCTGCATGCGGTCAATCAAAAAGCCTATCTCGGAACAAAGTACGCGCATTATGAAGGCGACCTCCCCAATATGACGCTGAGTGTGCCCGAACGCAATGAATATGTGTTGGGACAATTGTTTTATTTCTTTGAATTTGCCGTCGCGGTGAGCGGTCTGCTTTTGGATGTCAATCCGTTCAACCAGCCCGGTGTGGAAGCGTATAAGAAAAATATGTTTGCGCTGCTGGGCAAACCCGGATTTGAAGACCGGAAACAGGAACTGGACGATAAAATAAAGGGCGAGTCGTGA
- a CDS encoding capsule assembly Wzi family protein — protein sequence MKISQICFFCLFLVVVSSQAAVHETLPTFHWAYDDIKVLQDRGFLLELNPLQLPYTRGEVARELSGEEEKIKALNSAFVTHIYEKLQYEFMSEATGAHITGRARLEANLDDEPENNAAYRGIYRAGAGAQIGEHVFAYSGVNFDQYDYHDPLYKGDKWRGIAGYTEQAYVRVNWDRFDVLIGRDFLRWGPGETGSLVLSNHARPLDQLRARARFGPFDYMFVISELDPMNGLARDSSRFTARRYLSGHRLGLSLFENRFRVAVSEIMVYGGENQSFNSVYLNPVLFYHGAQKNEAGAGNVLPAVDFLYYPHNSFHVYASLLIDDIQIEKTRPGDLEPNEIGLITGVKWSDPFAFSGLTLSGEYTRVTNRTYKTLSFHEVFLHRNKPLGHPLGNDFDLLQIEAEQWFSADLQCKLHYSHTRRGEGSIYTPFDTPWIDYTAEQGYSEPFPTGVVETRNSIGLSARYQPSIHWGVNAEWYYNMYDNYQKVKGENETHTTWRLGLWWDGEVVFGFDNEQ from the coding sequence ATGAAAATCAGTCAAATTTGCTTTTTCTGTCTGTTTCTGGTTGTTGTCTCTTCACAAGCAGCTGTGCACGAAACACTCCCGACGTTTCACTGGGCCTATGATGATATAAAAGTCCTGCAGGACAGAGGATTTTTATTAGAACTGAATCCCTTGCAACTGCCGTACACGCGCGGTGAGGTTGCCCGGGAACTATCGGGCGAGGAAGAGAAAATAAAGGCTTTGAATTCCGCCTTTGTTACCCATATCTATGAAAAACTCCAATATGAATTTATGTCTGAAGCTACCGGTGCCCATATTACAGGTCGAGCGCGGTTGGAAGCGAATTTGGATGATGAGCCTGAGAACAATGCCGCTTACAGGGGGATATACCGTGCCGGTGCCGGAGCGCAGATTGGAGAGCATGTCTTTGCTTACAGCGGCGTCAATTTCGATCAATATGATTATCATGATCCTCTCTATAAAGGCGATAAATGGCGGGGCATTGCCGGGTACACCGAGCAGGCGTATGTGCGTGTGAATTGGGATCGATTTGATGTATTAATCGGCAGGGATTTTCTGCGCTGGGGACCTGGAGAGACGGGCTCTCTGGTATTATCCAATCATGCCAGACCGCTTGATCAATTGCGCGCCCGCGCCCGATTCGGACCTTTTGACTATATGTTTGTCATATCCGAGCTTGATCCCATGAATGGATTGGCCAGAGATTCCAGTCGGTTTACAGCACGTCGATATTTATCCGGTCATCGATTGGGATTGTCTTTGTTTGAAAACAGGTTCAGGGTTGCCGTGTCAGAGATCATGGTTTATGGTGGAGAAAATCAGTCTTTTAACAGCGTTTATTTGAATCCGGTGCTTTTTTATCACGGAGCACAAAAGAATGAAGCGGGCGCCGGTAATGTACTTCCCGCTGTGGATTTTCTTTATTATCCGCACAACTCTTTTCATGTCTACGCGTCACTGCTGATTGATGATATTCAAATTGAGAAAACCAGACCTGGTGATTTAGAACCCAATGAGATCGGATTGATCACCGGTGTGAAATGGTCTGATCCGTTTGCTTTTTCCGGTCTTACATTGTCTGGAGAATATACACGTGTCACCAATAGAACCTATAAAACATTGAGCTTTCACGAAGTCTTCCTGCACCGCAACAAACCCCTGGGGCATCCGCTGGGCAATGACTTTGATTTGCTGCAGATCGAGGCCGAGCAGTGGTTTTCTGCGGATTTGCAATGTAAGCTGCACTACAGTCACACCCGCCGTGGTGAAGGATCGATTTACACGCCGTTTGATACCCCGTGGATCGATTACACCGCAGAACAAGGCTACTCGGAACCCTTTCCCACCGGTGTTGTTGAAACGCGGAACAGCATCGGTCTTTCTGCCCGTTATCAGCCGTCTATCCACTGGGGCGTCAACGCTGAATGGTACTACAATATGTATGACAACTATCAAAAAGTAAAAGGCGAGAACGAAACGCACACCACCTGGCGGCTTGGATTGTGGTGGGACGGGGAGGTGGTGTTTGGGTTTGACAATGAACAATAA
- a CDS encoding NUDIX domain-containing protein: MNKFDKQILVIDRKTLFGDSGFQGFSDAGRVDYYSRIQENYLYKRRGDMEENPEYKQPIAYVLIVNPDEKKVFAYQRAGDENYHENRLRGKWSWGIGGHIDHIDSENGDPIMTSLKRELEEEIGLLDYDEPKLIGYINDDLTQVGQVHFGLLFIVETDKAVNAMDAEISWGGFVNLDKLKEIKDSPDTRVESWSEISFTPLQELL; the protein is encoded by the coding sequence GTGAATAAATTTGACAAACAAATCCTGGTCATCGACCGCAAAACATTGTTCGGCGATTCCGGATTTCAGGGATTTTCCGATGCCGGCCGCGTTGATTATTACAGCCGCATTCAGGAAAACTATCTGTACAAACGACGCGGCGATATGGAGGAAAATCCGGAGTACAAGCAGCCGATTGCCTATGTGTTGATCGTCAATCCTGATGAAAAAAAAGTATTTGCCTATCAGCGCGCCGGTGATGAAAATTATCATGAAAACCGCCTGCGCGGCAAATGGTCCTGGGGCATCGGCGGGCATATTGATCACATTGATTCTGAAAACGGCGATCCGATCATGACCAGTCTCAAACGTGAACTGGAGGAAGAAATCGGATTGCTTGACTATGATGAGCCCAAACTGATCGGATACATCAACGATGATCTGACCCAAGTCGGCCAGGTGCATTTCGGACTGTTGTTTATCGTTGAAACCGACAAAGCCGTCAATGCCATGGACGCCGAGATCTCCTGGGGCGGATTCGTTAATCTGGACAAATTGAAAGAAATCAAGGATTCTCCAGACACCCGTGTCGAATCCTGGTCCGAGATCAGCTTTACACCGCTGCAGGAATTGTTGTAA
- a CDS encoding DUF2283 domain-containing protein — protein sequence MKIHYDEKVDALYLELGNQNADGVIEIREGINIDTTSEGKLIGIEILNASKKMDINTILSYTLDVDKSLLKEKIA from the coding sequence ATGAAAATACATTATGACGAAAAAGTTGATGCTCTTTATTTGGAACTCGGAAATCAAAATGCGGATGGTGTTATTGAAATCCGGGAAGGAATAAATATTGATACGACATCTGAAGGAAAATTGATTGGGATTGAAATATTAAACGCCTCTAAAAAGATGGATATTAATACGATATTGTCTTATACTTTGGATGTAGATAAAAGTTTATTAAAAGAAAAAATAGCATAA